The DNA sequence TGTGCTGGGTTACGATCTGACCCGTATTATGTTTGAGGGAACAGACGAAGATCTTAAACAAACGATCTATACGCAACCGGCTGTTTTTCTGCACGGTGTAGTGCTGGCCCTGACAACCGACTCGTTCAAGCCAGACATGGTTGCGGGTCATTCGCTGGGCGAACTATCGGCCCTGACAGCCGCGGGTGTACTATCCTTCTCCGATGGTCTGCAACTGGCATCGGTACGCGCCACGGCCATGCAACGAGCCTGCGAGCTGGCACCTTCGAGTATGGCCGCCGTTCTTGGCCTGTCTGATGCCGCCATTGAGGACGTATGTGCGGGCATAACCGAGGAGATCGTCGTACCGGCAAATTACAACTGTCCCGGACAGGTGGTCATTTCGGGCAGCGCGGCTGGTCTGCAACTGGCCGAAGAGCGACTCAAAACTGCCGGTGCCAAGCGGGTTGTTCCGCTGGCTGTAGGGGGTGCTTTTCACTCACCGTTTATGGAGCCCGCCCGGACGGAGTTTGCCGAAGCAGTAGAGCGTATGACGTTTGCCCCGCCCCGTTGTTTCGTCTACCAGAATGTTGACGCCCAGCCCGCCACGGACCCGGCCCGGATCAAGGCAAATCTGATCGCCCAGCTAACGTCGCCGGTGCGTTGGACCCAGTCAATTGAGCGGATGGTAACAGACGGTGCAACCAGCTTCACCGAATGCGGTCCCGGTAAAGTTTTGCAGGGCCTGATCAAGAAAATAAGCCCTTCATCGGCCATTGCGGGCTTGTAAGCGCGAAATTTTCCATTTGCGAGCGCATTGATAATCAACAGAAAGGGAGTTCAAAGCTGGGTCGACCCGTAAAAAAAGTTAGCAGGGTTTGGTTTTACAATTACCGATCTGCTATCTTTGCACTCGCAAATAAAGAAAGCCCGATAGTATAAGGGTAGTACGACAGATTTTGGTTCTGTTTGTGGAGGTTCGAATCCTTCTCGGGCTACAAAAAAAGCCACTCAGCATATGCCGGGTGGCTTTTTTGTTTTTTTCGTGTGTTTACTGGGTATCCTCTGGGTTGTCTCTTTAGTAATTTTTTACTATAAATTGATTTTATTTTTTTGCTTATCTTTTAAAATTCACTTCCTTTGTTATAGGCAACCAATAGTGACTTGTTGTAGCCATTTTTTCAATAATTATTTTTTGAGTTAGCCACTGTTGGCGCGTGAAACTGTCGCAATTAGAGCAAATAGAAGAGTATGACACCTATTTGTTGTCGGTTGACGTTACATTTTATCTTTATTACCAATGTTAGTAAAGTGTGACCTTGATTGCAAATTACAGTCAAACAAGTATAAACTCTTGAATTTAAATAAAGAACGCATTCAATGGAGAAGGACGAAAAAGTAAGACGGAACCGGGCGAAGACTACTCAACGCATCGTTGAAGCGTTAGAGGAAGTCATTGCTGAGCGGGGTCTCGAAGGCGTGGGTGTAAACCGGGTGGCCGAAAAAGCCAACGTCAGCAAAGTGCTGATCTACCGGTACTTTGGTGGCATGGAAGGATTGCTGGAATACTACGTTAAAATGGGCAAACTATTTCCGGTCTTCAACCCAGCTGTACTTGACCAAATTCGTCCCTTGCATGAATCAGATGTAGCCCGTATTTGGTATCGTCAGGTTATTCAAACCTACCGCTACTTCCGCACATTTAAAGCAGCCCGCGAAATCCTTAAAGCCAGCGTCATCGAAAACGATTCGATCGCTGAAACAACGGCCCGCGCGCAAGATGAAGAAATGACCCGGCTCGTTGAGCAATTATCGTTTGTTAAAGGTGCTGACACACAGGCAATTTCAGCCGTCATCCTCGGCGCAATGACTTATCTGACTATAATGGCCCAAAACGACCGCACAATGATCAGCATTGATCTGCGGAGCGAAGAAGGCTGGAAACGTATCGAAAACGCGGTGAAAGCCATTTACATTGCTCTCAACCGTATGGCCATTCAATCGAAGGAAGTTAACCTAGAACTGCAATCTGTTCAACTGCCCGTCGCGCAGTGGTAATGCATAGAGGACTACGCAAAAAGAGCCGCTGGTTTTAAACCAGCGGCTCTTTTTGCGTTAACCCGGTGTTTACCGAACCTGAATAGTTTTCAGTTCAGGGCCCACTCCTTTCATGGTCAGTGATTTCCACTTTTTGGGTAACTTGGTCTTCAACTGCGTAATACCGCTGTCGTTAATCTCCAGCCCACCAAATCCATTCAGCACGGCCTGTAACATGCCGCCCGCACCCGTAGCAAAGTACGGGTTCGTTCCCCCCGCCGTTTCGGCCAGCACACCAAACGGCGGTACCTCGTTCGGTTTATAGCTCTTGATAAACCACGTGTAAGCTTTGTCGGTTTCGCCCAGGCGCGCGTTGAGCGTCGACAGGGCCGACCAGCCCATTGCAGGGCCCTCCGGCGAGTACTTGGGCTCGTAGTAAGTCAGGTCTTTTCGGATGGCTGCTTCACCGGTGATAATGTTGAGCGGAAAAGCCAGCAGGTTGACGTCGGCCTGCTTTATCATTACGCCCGAGTAGGTTCGGTTTTCTTTCGTCGTACCATCGGGAAATTTAAGAATCGGAATGTTATCTGCCACCAGTTTCCAGTCAGGATTGGGTGTCAGCCCCAGTTCGCGGGCCGCCTGGCTGGCATAGTTCAGCGATGTTTTGGCCATACCGTTCGTAAACGCATTATCGTCGATATTTTCCTGCCATTCGTTGGCACCGATAACGTTGTTGATGTGGTAGCTGCCCGGTCCTTCGCGTTCAACCCGGCTGGCCCAGAAATCGGCAACTTCCTTGAGCATGGGATAACCCCGCGTCCGCAACCACTCTTTGTCTTTTGTTACCTGGTAGTATTTCCAGAAGGCCCAGCCCACGCATCCCGTGATATGGTGTTGGAAAGGACCCGTCAACGCCCAGACGGGCGTAGCTTCCTGCCCGTCGGCATCCGACTCCCACGGAAACATGACCCCTGCGTAGCCGTGACTAAAGGCGTTTTGTTTGGCCATAGCCATGCGTTCAAAGCGGTATTCGAGGATGGACCGGGCAATTTCGGGCTTGAGCATCAGGATTGGCGGGTACATCCAGAGCTCGGTGTCCCAAAAGACGTGTCCATTGTAGCCCAGACCCGACAGGCCCATGGGCGACAGGCTGTAGCCCGTACCTTCCCGCACGAATGAATACAGGTGATAGAGCGCCGACCGCACGGCGCGCTGGGCATCAGGATCGCCGTCAATGACGATGTCACTACGCCAGAGCTTTGCCCACTCGGCATTGTGGCGCATTAACAGTCGCTCCGTGCGTTCGAGAGCAGCAAAGATGGTCAATCGCTCGGCTTCGTTATGCGGGTCGGCCGTGTGAGCCGTCGACGAAACCGACCCAACTACACTGAATTTATACGTCTCACCCGCTTTTAGTTTCTTTTTAAACTTGGCCAGGTGCATATTATAATCCCAGTCTTCGTGGATCACGTCAGGTTCCTGTCCGTGCGGCTCGTTGAAAATAAAGCTGTTGGATGCCGCCACGGTATGCTTACCTGATGGACTTTTAGCGACCGATGTCAGCAAGCGGATGGTTACGTGCTCCCGATCGATCTCGGCGTAAAAATTCTTTACTTCTTTCAGGTTTTCCGGCGTTTCAATAACGCTCATCGGTATGATTTCGCAGTCTTTTTTGGCGGTGATTTCCACCATTGTCAACGCGGTATAGGGTAAATGCCGCAGCGCCATTACCTGCTGCTGAACACTCACTTTGTCCTGATAATCGA is a window from the Spirosoma rigui genome containing:
- the fabD gene encoding ACP S-malonyltransferase, coding for MNAYVFPGQGSQFRGMGQDLYQQSEQARQLFDQANDVLGYDLTRIMFEGTDEDLKQTIYTQPAVFLHGVVLALTTDSFKPDMVAGHSLGELSALTAAGVLSFSDGLQLASVRATAMQRACELAPSSMAAVLGLSDAAIEDVCAGITEEIVVPANYNCPGQVVISGSAAGLQLAEERLKTAGAKRVVPLAVGGAFHSPFMEPARTEFAEAVERMTFAPPRCFVYQNVDAQPATDPARIKANLIAQLTSPVRWTQSIERMVTDGATSFTECGPGKVLQGLIKKISPSSAIAGL
- a CDS encoding TetR/AcrR family transcriptional regulator, with protein sequence MEKDEKVRRNRAKTTQRIVEALEEVIAERGLEGVGVNRVAEKANVSKVLIYRYFGGMEGLLEYYVKMGKLFPVFNPAVLDQIRPLHESDVARIWYRQVIQTYRYFRTFKAAREILKASVIENDSIAETTARAQDEEMTRLVEQLSFVKGADTQAISAVILGAMTYLTIMAQNDRTMISIDLRSEEGWKRIENAVKAIYIALNRMAIQSKEVNLELQSVQLPVAQW
- a CDS encoding glycoside hydrolase family 65 protein produces the protein MRQNFLFYCLLWLMSCLPGASQAQAPNADWQIVGQTIDPANYYGITVANGLIGLVSSPEPMKVKDVVLNGAFDTYGRGRVSNILKVFNFVNMNLDVDGQRIGPKSINNYRQTLDMQKAMLTTTFDYQDKVSVQQQVMALRHLPYTALTMVEITAKKDCEIIPMSVIETPENLKEVKNFYAEIDREHVTIRLLTSVAKSPSGKHTVAASNSFIFNEPHGQEPDVIHEDWDYNMHLAKFKKKLKAGETYKFSVVGSVSSTAHTADPHNEAERLTIFAALERTERLLMRHNAEWAKLWRSDIVIDGDPDAQRAVRSALYHLYSFVREGTGYSLSPMGLSGLGYNGHVFWDTELWMYPPILMLKPEIARSILEYRFERMAMAKQNAFSHGYAGVMFPWESDADGQEATPVWALTGPFQHHITGCVGWAFWKYYQVTKDKEWLRTRGYPMLKEVADFWASRVEREGPGSYHINNVIGANEWQENIDDNAFTNGMAKTSLNYASQAARELGLTPNPDWKLVADNIPILKFPDGTTKENRTYSGVMIKQADVNLLAFPLNIITGEAAIRKDLTYYEPKYSPEGPAMGWSALSTLNARLGETDKAYTWFIKSYKPNEVPPFGVLAETAGGTNPYFATGAGGMLQAVLNGFGGLEINDSGITQLKTKLPKKWKSLTMKGVGPELKTIQVR